In the genome of Oceanibaculum indicum P24, one region contains:
- a CDS encoding nicotinate-nucleotide adenylyltransferase — protein sequence MWHRQGRPARIGLPGPIDRRRQAVGLMGGSFNPAHDGHRHLALLALHQLGLDEVWWLVAPQNPLKPNDGMAPFAQRLAGARQVARHPRLKPSDIEARLGTRYTADTLRALQRRFPTRRFVWIMGADCLAEFARWKDWRNIFRIMPVAVFDRPSYSLRALWSLAARRFARVRLKSGSARGLAHRQSPAWVFLHTRLHPASATQIRGDANQDRHSAGKPLGQESGG from the coding sequence ATCTGGCATAGGCAGGGCCGTCCGGCCCGGATCGGCCTGCCGGGGCCGATCGACCGGCGGCGGCAGGCGGTCGGGCTGATGGGCGGTTCCTTCAACCCGGCGCATGACGGGCACCGGCATCTGGCGCTGCTGGCGCTGCACCAGCTGGGCCTCGACGAGGTGTGGTGGCTGGTCGCGCCGCAGAACCCGCTGAAACCGAACGATGGCATGGCGCCTTTCGCCCAACGGCTGGCCGGCGCCAGGCAGGTGGCCCGCCATCCCCGGCTGAAGCCCAGCGATATCGAGGCGCGGCTGGGCACGCGCTACACCGCCGATACACTGCGCGCCTTGCAACGGCGGTTCCCGACCCGGCGCTTCGTGTGGATCATGGGGGCGGATTGCCTGGCGGAATTCGCGCGCTGGAAGGACTGGCGGAATATCTTTCGCATCATGCCGGTTGCGGTGTTCGACCGGCCTTCCTATTCTCTAAGGGCGTTGTGGAGCTTGGCGGCGCGGCGTTTCGCTAGGGTCCGGCTAAAATCCGGATCGGCGCGGGGGCTGGCCCACAGACAATCCCCGGCGTGGGTGTTCCTGCACACCCGATTGCATCCCGCCTCGGCGACGCAGATTAGGGGCGACGCAAATCAGGACCGGCAC
- a CDS encoding glutamate-5-semialdehyde dehydrogenase: MVEDKVSALKETPAATDTTARIMDWIGNAAKEAAARLAQADGETKNRALRAAAQAVRDSSAAILDANERDMQAAEAKGLVRAMLDRLALTPERIEAIARGLEEVAALPDPVGRVLAEWERPNGLKIARQSVPLGVIGIIYESRPNVTADAGGLCLKAGNAAILRGGSESFHSSTAIVACLQAGLKEAGLPETAVQAMPGTDRELVGAMLRANAYIDVIVPRGGRSLIERVMNESRVPVMAHLDGICHVYVDGAADPKKARRIALNAKMRRPGVCGAMETLLIDAQAMAAMLPSMLDDLITEGCEVRGDPAVCGLDPRVVPATEADWSTEYLDAILSVKVVNGVEGAIRHINMYGSHHTDSIVTEDAATAERFLAAVDSAIVLHNASTQFADGGEFGMGAEIGISTGKLHARGPVGAEQLTSYKYIVRGDGQIRP, encoded by the coding sequence ATGGTGGAGGACAAGGTGAGTGCGCTGAAAGAGACGCCGGCGGCGACCGACACAACCGCGCGCATCATGGACTGGATAGGCAATGCCGCCAAGGAAGCCGCGGCGCGGCTGGCGCAGGCCGATGGCGAGACCAAGAACCGCGCGCTGCGTGCCGCCGCGCAAGCTGTCCGCGACAGCAGCGCTGCCATCCTGGACGCCAACGAGCGCGACATGCAGGCCGCCGAAGCCAAGGGGCTGGTGCGCGCCATGCTCGACCGGCTGGCACTGACGCCGGAGCGCATCGAGGCCATCGCCAGGGGGCTGGAGGAGGTGGCGGCACTGCCCGACCCGGTGGGCCGTGTGCTGGCCGAGTGGGAGCGCCCGAACGGCCTGAAGATTGCCCGGCAGTCGGTGCCGCTGGGCGTCATCGGCATTATCTACGAATCGCGGCCGAACGTGACGGCGGATGCCGGCGGGCTGTGCCTGAAGGCCGGCAATGCGGCGATCCTGCGTGGCGGCTCCGAAAGCTTCCATTCCTCGACCGCCATCGTCGCCTGCCTGCAGGCCGGGCTGAAGGAGGCCGGGCTGCCGGAGACGGCGGTGCAGGCCATGCCCGGCACGGACCGCGAGCTGGTCGGCGCGATGCTGCGCGCCAATGCCTATATTGATGTGATCGTGCCGCGCGGCGGCCGCTCGCTGATCGAGCGGGTGATGAATGAGAGCCGGGTGCCGGTGATGGCGCATCTGGACGGCATCTGCCATGTCTATGTCGATGGCGCCGCCGATCCGAAGAAGGCGCGGCGCATCGCCCTCAACGCCAAGATGCGCCGGCCCGGCGTCTGCGGCGCCATGGAAACGCTGCTGATCGATGCGCAGGCAATGGCCGCCATGCTGCCCTCGATGCTGGACGATCTGATCACCGAGGGCTGCGAGGTGCGTGGCGATCCGGCGGTCTGCGGGCTGGACCCGCGCGTCGTGCCGGCGACGGAGGCCGACTGGTCCACCGAATATCTGGATGCCATCCTGTCGGTGAAGGTGGTGAACGGCGTCGAGGGGGCGATCCGCCACATCAACATGTACGGGTCGCACCATACCGACAGCATCGTGACCGAGGATGCGGCCACGGCGGAACGGTTCCTGGCCGCGGTGGACAGCGCCATCGTGCTGCACAATGCCTCCACCCAGTTCGCCGATGGCGGCGAGTTCGGCATGGGGGCGGAGATCGGCATTTCCACAGGCAAGCTGCACGCGCGGGGACCGGTGGGGGCAGAACAGCTGACCAGCTACAAATACATCGTGCGCGGCGACGGCCAGATCCGGCCCTGA
- the proB gene encoding glutamate 5-kinase, with protein sequence MASVSDLAASDFVESAAAGSPALATARRLVVKIGSALLVDEKSGRIRQDWLAALAEDVAALRARGVEVVLVSSGAISVGRRHLGLTGRALALEEKQAAAATGQIKLAHAYQEALARHDITVAQVLVTLEDTEARRRHLNARATIDALLRLGAVPVINENDTVATAEIRFGDNDRLAARVAQMISADTLVLLSDIDGLYTADPRRAQDAAHIPVVTEVTPEIEAMGGAAATGYSSGGMVTKLAAGKIAIGAGCRMAIAHGHAAHPLRRLEEGGRCTWFLPSAGPRTARKRWIGGHLNTTGSVTVDAGAARALAQGKSLLPAGVVAVEGDFQRGDPIAVQDTDGRVIGRGLSAYNAGDARRIMGHKSREIEAVLGYRGRDEIIHRDDLVLA encoded by the coding sequence ATGGCGTCCGTGAGCGACCTGGCCGCCAGCGATTTCGTCGAAAGCGCCGCCGCCGGATCGCCCGCGCTGGCGACCGCGCGGCGGCTGGTGGTGAAGATCGGCTCCGCCCTGCTGGTGGACGAGAAGAGCGGCCGCATCCGGCAGGACTGGCTGGCGGCGCTGGCCGAGGATGTGGCGGCGCTGCGCGCACGCGGGGTCGAGGTTGTTCTCGTCTCCTCCGGCGCGATTTCGGTCGGCCGCCGCCATCTGGGCCTCACCGGCCGGGCGCTGGCGCTGGAGGAAAAACAGGCCGCCGCCGCGACCGGCCAGATCAAGCTGGCGCATGCCTATCAGGAAGCGCTCGCCCGGCATGACATCACCGTGGCGCAGGTGCTGGTGACGCTGGAGGATACCGAGGCGCGCCGCCGCCACCTGAATGCGCGCGCTACCATCGATGCGTTGCTGCGGCTGGGTGCGGTGCCGGTCATCAACGAGAACGACACGGTGGCGACAGCGGAAATCCGCTTCGGCGACAATGACCGGCTGGCCGCCCGCGTGGCGCAGATGATCTCCGCCGATACGCTGGTGCTGCTGTCTGATATTGACGGGCTCTATACCGCCGATCCGCGCCGGGCGCAGGACGCCGCGCATATTCCGGTGGTGACAGAGGTGACGCCGGAGATCGAGGCGATGGGCGGTGCCGCCGCCACCGGCTATTCCTCGGGCGGCATGGTCACCAAGCTGGCGGCCGGCAAGATCGCCATTGGCGCCGGTTGCCGCATGGCCATCGCGCACGGCCACGCCGCGCATCCGCTGCGCCGGCTGGAGGAGGGTGGACGCTGCACCTGGTTCCTGCCCTCGGCCGGGCCGCGCACGGCGCGCAAGCGCTGGATCGGCGGCCATCTGAACACGACCGGCAGCGTGACCGTCGATGCCGGGGCCGCCCGCGCGCTGGCGCAGGGCAAGAGCCTGCTGCCCGCCGGCGTGGTCGCGGTGGAGGGAGATTTCCAGCGCGGCGATCCGATTGCCGTGCAGGACACAGACGGGCGGGTGATCGGGCGTGGCCTCTCGGCCTATAATGCCGGCGATGCGCGCCGGATCATGGGCCATAAAAGCCGTGAAATAGAGGCTGTACTTGGCTATCGTGGACGGGACGAGATCATCCATCGCGATGATCTGGTGCTCGCCTGA
- the obgE gene encoding GTPase ObgE, producing MKFLDEAKIYLKSGNGGPGCVSFRREKFIEFGGPDGGNGGRGGDLILEAVEGLNTLIDYRYQQHFKAKNGTHGMGRNRTGGDGADVVLKLPVGTQVLDEDRETVIADLTEPGQRIVLLKGGDGGMGNAHYKTSTNQAPRKFTPGYPGQEMWVWLRLKLIADVGLLGLPNAGKSTFLSAVSAARPKIADYPFTTLWPQLGVVERDGEAFVVADIPGLIEGAHEGAGLGTRFLGHVERTGVLLHLIDGTQEDPVKAYRTIRKELKLYAQELAEKREIVVLNKIDAIPADELKEKLKKLKRAAKTEVMAISAVTGEGVTEVIRALRPIVKEYRAAEKKAEALESGDVEAVSAESGEWRP from the coding sequence ATGAAGTTTCTCGACGAAGCCAAGATCTATCTGAAGAGCGGCAATGGCGGGCCGGGCTGCGTCAGCTTCCGGCGCGAGAAGTTCATCGAATTCGGCGGGCCGGACGGCGGCAATGGCGGCCGTGGTGGTGACCTGATCCTGGAAGCGGTGGAGGGGCTGAACACCCTGATCGATTATCGCTACCAGCAGCATTTCAAGGCCAAGAACGGCACGCACGGCATGGGCCGCAACCGCACTGGCGGGGATGGCGCGGATGTCGTCCTGAAGCTGCCGGTCGGCACTCAGGTGCTGGATGAGGACCGCGAGACGGTGATCGCTGACCTGACCGAACCCGGCCAGCGTATCGTGCTGCTGAAGGGCGGCGATGGTGGCATGGGCAACGCCCATTACAAGACCTCCACCAACCAGGCGCCGCGCAAATTCACCCCCGGCTATCCGGGGCAGGAAATGTGGGTCTGGCTGCGCCTGAAGCTGATCGCCGATGTCGGTCTGCTGGGGCTGCCCAATGCCGGCAAATCGACCTTCCTGTCCGCCGTCTCGGCGGCGCGACCGAAGATCGCCGACTATCCCTTCACCACCCTGTGGCCGCAACTCGGCGTGGTCGAGCGCGATGGCGAGGCCTTCGTGGTCGCCGATATTCCGGGGCTGATCGAGGGCGCGCATGAAGGCGCCGGGCTGGGCACGCGGTTTCTGGGCCATGTCGAGCGCACCGGCGTGCTGCTGCACTTGATCGACGGCACCCAGGAAGACCCGGTGAAGGCCTACCGCACGATCCGCAAGGAGTTGAAGCTCTACGCGCAGGAGCTGGCGGAGAAGCGTGAGATCGTGGTGCTGAACAAGATCGATGCGATTCCGGCGGACGAGCTGAAGGAAAAGCTGAAGAAGCTGAAGCGCGCCGCCAAGACCGAGGTGATGGCAATCTCCGCCGTGACCGGCGAGGGCGTGACCGAGGTGATCCGCGCGCTGCGCCCCATCGTGAAGGAATACCGCGCCGCCGAGAAAAAGGCCGAGGCGCTGGAGAGCGGGGACGTGGAGGCGGTAAGCGCGGAATCAGGAGAATGGCGTCCGTGA
- the rpmA gene encoding 50S ribosomal protein L27 translates to MAHKKAGGSSRNGRDSAGRRLGVKKFGGERVIPGNILVRQRGTKFHPGANVGIGKDHTLFALVEGEVKFAQKAKGRTFVSILPPVAAAE, encoded by the coding sequence ATGGCACATAAGAAAGCAGGCGGTTCCTCGCGTAACGGGCGCGACTCCGCGGGCCGCCGTCTCGGCGTGAAGAAGTTCGGCGGCGAGCGCGTCATTCCGGGCAACATCCTGGTCCGTCAGCGCGGCACCAAGTTCCACCCCGGCGCCAATGTCGGCATCGGCAAGGACCACACGCTGTTCGCGCTGGTCGAGGGCGAGGTGAAGTTCGCGCAGAAGGCCAAGGGCCGTACCTTCGTTTCGATCCTCCCGCCGGTGGCTGCTGCAGAGTAA
- the rplU gene encoding 50S ribosomal protein L21, protein MFAVIKTGGKQYKVAKDDVIVVEKLAGEAGAKVALDEVLLVGGEGDAKVGAPMVAGASVAAEIVEQTRGDKVIIFKKKRRKNHRRKNGHRQDLTVLRITDISAGAKK, encoded by the coding sequence ATGTTCGCAGTCATCAAGACCGGCGGTAAGCAGTATAAGGTCGCCAAGGACGATGTGATCGTCGTCGAGAAGCTGGCCGGTGAGGCCGGCGCCAAGGTTGCGCTCGACGAGGTGCTGCTGGTTGGCGGCGAGGGCGACGCCAAGGTTGGCGCCCCGATGGTCGCCGGCGCCAGCGTGGCCGCCGAGATCGTCGAGCAGACCCGTGGCGACAAGGTCATCATCTTCAAGAAGAAGCGTCGCAAGAACCATCGCCGCAAGAACGGTCATCGCCAGGACCTGACGGTTCTGCGCATCACCGATATCTCCGCTGGCGCCAAGAAGTAA